In Streptococcus pneumoniae, the sequence AGTGGCCTTGGTAACAGGAGCTGGATTTGGAGCACCAGAAAATGTCCGCCTCAGCTATGCGACAGACCTAGACACGCTTAAAGAAGCAGTCGAACGCTTGAAAGCATTTATGGGTAGTGAGAATGATTGATCATTTTGAGATTAAGGTAAAGGATTTACAAATTTCAGAAGGATTTTATAGGAGTTTTCTCGCTCCTTTGGACTATAAAATGGCTTTTAAGACTAGTTCTCTAATTAGTTTTCTATCCCCGAACAGCCCTCATCCTGGTGGTGATTTTTGGCTGACTCAGGGAACACAAGATCCTGTTCATTTTGCTTTTTTAGCAGAAAATAAGGAAGAAGTTCAGGCTTGTTATGAGGCTGGCTTAGAGGCAGGTGGGCGAGACAATGGGGTTCCTGGTTATCGAAGTGAGCATCCGATTTATTATGCTGCTTTTATGATTGACCTGGATGGGAACAATATAGAGGTGGTTTGCCATAAAGAATAAAAAAGAAAAGGAAAAATAATGACAAAACGTGTAACGATTATTGATGTAAAAGACTATATTGGTCAAGAAGTGACGATTGGCGCTTGGGTTGCCAACAAATCAGGAAAAGGGAAAATCGCTTTCTTACAATTGCGTGATGGAACAGCCTTCTTTCAAGGTGTGGCTTTTAAACCAAACTTTGTCGAAAAATTTGGTGAAGAAGTGGGACTTGAGAAGTTTGATGTTATCAAACGCTTGAGCCAAGAAACGTCTGTTTATGTGACAGGTATTGTCAAAGAGGACGAACGTTCTAAATTTGGCTATGAGTTGGACATCACAGACATCGAAGTGATCGGTGAATCTCAAGACTACCCAATCACACCAAAAGAACACGGAACAGACTTTTTGATGGATAACCGTCACTTGTGGCTACGCTCTCGTAAGCAAGTAGCTGTGTTGCAAATCCGTAACGCTATTATCTATGCAACTTATGAGTTCTTTGACAAGAACGGTTTTATGAAGTTTGACAGCCCAATTCTTTCAGGAAATGCGGCAGAAGATTCTACAGAACTCTTTGAAACTGACTACTTCGGAACGCCAGCCTACTTGAGCCAATCAGGTCAACTTTACCTAGAAGCAGGGGCTATGGCTCTTGGTCGTGTCTTTGACTTTGGTCCAGTTTTCCGTGCTGAAAAATCAAAAACACGCCGTCACTTGACTGAGTTCTGGATGATGGATGCTGAGTACTCATACTTGACACATGATGAGTCGCTTGACTTGCAAGAAGCTTATGTGAAAGCTCTTCTACAAGGTGTTCTTGACCGCGCGCCTCAAGCCTTGGAAACCTTGGAACGTGATACAGAACTCTTGAAACGCTACATTGCAGAGCCATTCAAACGTATCACTTACGATCAAGCCATTGACCTCTTGCAAGAGCATGAAAATGATGAAGATGCTGACTACGAGCATCTTGAGCATGGTGATGACTTTGGGTCACCACACGAAACTTGGATTTCAAACCACTTTGGTGTGCCAACATTTGTCATGAACTATCCAGCAGCCATCAAGGCTTTCTACATGAAACCAGTTCCTGGAAATCCAGAGCGCGTGCTTTGTGCAGACTTGCTTGCTCCAGAAGGCTATGGAGAAATTATCGGTGGGTCTATGCGTGAGGAAGATTACGATGCCCTTGTCGCTAAGATGGATGAACTTGGCATGGATCGTACAGAATATGAATTCTACCTTGACCTTCGTAAATACGGTACAGTTCCACACGGAGGATTTGGTATCGGTATCGAACGTATGGTAACCTTCGCAGCAGGAACAAAACATATCCGTGAAGCTATTCCATTCCCACGTATGTTGCACCGTATCAAACCATAAGAACAGGAAAACGCCCATGTGGCGTTTTTTCGAATTCTAGTGTTTTTACTTGCGTAAAAAAATTTTTTCTAGTATAATAGTTTATTGTGAGCGAACCTCACTTACCCCTTGCAAAGTCTTGGGGTCATTAGACCAAAAGGAGGAACATATCAATGGCTAAATACGAAATTCTTTATATCATTCGTCCAAACATTGAAGAAGAAGCTAAAAACGCTTTGGTAGCACGTTTTGACTCTATTTTGACTGACAACGGTGCAACTGTTGTTGAATCAAAAACTTGGGAAAAACGTCGTCTTGCATACGAAATCCAAGATTTCCGTGAAGGACTTTACCACATCGTTAACGTTGAAGCAAATGACGATGCAGCTCTTAAAGAGTTTGACCGTCTTTCAAAAATCAACGCTGACATTCTTCGTCACATGATCGTCAAAATTGACGCGTAAGAAGGTAAACTATGATTAACAATGTTGTACTTGTAGGGCGTATGACACGTGACGCTGAGTTGCGTTATACCCCATCAAATGTAGCAGTTGCGACTTTTACTCTTGCAGTAAACCGTACATTTAAGAGTCAAAATGGTGAACGTGAGGCTGATTTTATCAATGTCGTTATGTGGCGCCAACAGGCTGAAAATCTTGCTAACTGGGCTAAAAAAGGCTCACTTATCGGGGTGACAGGTCGTATCCAGACTCGTAGTTACGATAACCAGCAAGGACAACGTGTCTACGTGACAGAGGTCGTGGCTGAGAATTTCCAAATGTTGGAAAGCCGTAGTGTGCGTGAGGGTCACACAGGTGGAGCTTACTCTGCACCAACTGCAAACTATTCAGCACCTACAAATTCAGTACCAGACTTTTCACGTAATGAAAATCCATTTGGAGCAACAAACCCATTGGATATTTCAGATGATGATTTACCATTCTAATGGACAACTAAACTTATAAAGGAGAAAAAACATGGCTCAACAACGTCGTGGCGGATTCAAACGCCGTAAAAAAGTTGATTACATCGCAGCAAACAAAATTGAATATGTTGATTACAAAGATACTGAGCTTCTTAGCCGTTTCGTTTCAGAACGTGGGAAAATCCTTCCTCGTCGTGTAACAGGAACTTCAGCTAAAAACCAACGTAAAGTAACAACAGCTATCAAACGCGCTCGCGTAATGGCTTTGATGCCTTTCGTAAACGAAGATTAAAGAAAAGACCCGGTTGGGTCTCTTTTTCATGAGCTTGAAAACAAGAAAGCGAATTAAGACCCCAACGGGTCTTTTTTCACAAGCTTTGAAATGAGAGAGCGAGTTAGGCTCAGTGGCTTCCTTTTTACGAGTTTGAAAACAAGAGAACACATTAAAAGCACGATGGAGCTTTTTCATAAATATGTCTCTTTTCTCATCCAAGAAATTAAAATAAAAATGATAAACTTTTTGAAAATAGGGGATTTGCCTACTTTATGATATAATGGAAAGAGTTAGATTGAAAGAGGTAGTGAGATGGACGCGAAATTAAGATACAAGGCAAAGAAGATCAAGATTGTCTTTTTTGATATTGATGATACATTGCGGAATTCAAAGACAGGGTTTATTCCAACTACAATTCCCACTGTTTTTAAACAGTTGCGTGAAAAAGGAATTTTAACAGGAATCGCCTCTGGACGTGGCATTTTTGGTGTTGTTCCAGAGATTCGTGATCTCAAGCCTGACTTTTTTGTAACTTTGAATGGGGCTTATATCGAAGATAAAAAAGGTCAGGTCATTTATCAGCATCAGATTGAAAAGTCAGATGTTGAGGAGTATATCTCTTGGGCTAAGCAAGAAGGAATTGAGTATGGCTTGGTTGGGAGTCATGATGCCAAGTTGTCGACTCGCACCGATATGATGAGTGAAGCTATCAATCCAATTTATCCCGACTTAGATGTAGATCCCGATTTCCATGAAAAAGAAGATATCTATCAGATGTGGACTTTTGAAGATAAGGGAGATGACTTGCACTTGCCTGACAGTCTCTCAGACAAACTTCGCATGGTTCGTTGGCATCAACATTCGTCTGATATTGTGCCGATTTCAGGCTCCAAAGCGACGGGGGTGGAAAAGGTTGTGGAACACCTTGGCTTGAAACCAGAGAAGGTCATGGTTTTTGGAGATGGTCTCAATGACTTGGAACTCTTTGATTATGCTGGAATCAGCGTTGCCATGGGAATTTCTCATGATAAAATCAAAGAAAAAGCAGATTATATTACAAAAACATTAGAAGAAGATGGCATTTTTGATGCCTTAGAAGTATTTGGTATGGTAGAAAAAGAATTGCATTTTCCACAAGTAGACATTGAAACAGTAGAAGGTCTTCTTGCGACTATTAAGACCAATCACGGAGACTTACGTATCAAGCTTTTCCCTGAACATGCTCCTAAAACAGTGGCTAACTTTGTATCTCTTTCAAAAGATGGCTACTATGATGGTGTCATTTTCCACCGTATTATCAAGGACTTTATGATCCAAGGTGGAGACCCAACTGGAACTGGTATGGGTGGCGAGTCAATCTACGGCGAATCTTTTGAGGATGAATTCTCAGAAGAGCTTTACAATATCCGTGGTGCTCTTTCCATGGCAAATGCTGGTCCAAATACCAACGGCAGCCAGTTCTTTATCGTGCAAAACCAACACCTACCTTATTCGAAGAAAGAAATTACTCGTGGTGGTTGGCCAGAACCGATTGCAGAAATCTATGCCAATCAAGGTGGGACACCTCACCTAGACCGCCGTCACACGGTTTTTGGTCAGTTAGCTGATGAAGCATCTTACGCTGTCTTGGATGCCATTGCTGCTGTTGAGACAGGAGCTATGGACAAGCCAGTTGAAGATGTTGTAATTGAAACTATTGAAATCGAGGACTAAGATGAAAATCGGTGATAAGCTAAAGGGGCGTATTACAGGGATTCAGCCCTACGGTGCCTTTGTTGAGTTAGAGACGGGTGATACGGGGCTGATTCACATTTCAGAAATTCGGACAGGATTTATTGAAAATATTCATGAAACCTTGAAAGTCGATGAAGAGGTTCAAGTTCAGGTAGTGGATTTAGATGAATTTACGGGGAAAGCCAGTCTTTCTATCCGCACTTTGGAGGAAGAAAAGTACCAGTTTCCTAGACGGAGACGCTTTTCAAGCGACCGCTTTAACTACGGTTTTGCTCCCTTTCGACGAATGCTACCAATCTGGACTGGAGAAGCTCTGCACCATTTAAAAAAGAAGAAGTAGTTTAGAGTTTTATATTTTTTGTAATGTTAATATAAATTTATTATAATAGGACCATGGAAGAAGAACAATTATTAAAATCAGGAGAGCGCATTAACCAGCTCTTTTCGACAGATATCAAAATCATTCAAAATAGAGAGGTTTTTAGCTATTCGGTGGATAGTGTTCTCTTATCACGATTTCCACGTTTTCCTAAGAAGGGGTTGATTGTGGATTTCTGTGCTGGGAATGGAGCAGTGGGGCTTTTTGCTAGCACTCGTACTCAAGCACAGATATTGTCTGTTGAGATTCAGGAGCGTTTGGCGGATATGGCTGAACGCTCTGTCCGTTTGAATGGATTAGAGGAGCAAATGCAGGTCATCTGCGATGATTTGAAAAATATGCCTGCTCACATTCAGGGGAGTAAGGTAGATATGATTTTGTGTAATCCACCCTATTTCAAGGTGGATCCTTATTCTAATCTGAACGAGAGTGAACATTATCTCTTGGCTCGACACGAAATCACGACTAATTTGGAAGAAATCTGTCGTAGTGCCCAGAGTATTCTCAAGTCTAATGGGCGTTTGGCCATGGTTCATCGTCCTGATCGACTTCTGGATATTTTGGATACGTTAAAACGACATAATCTAGCCCCTAAGCGCCTGCAGTTTGTTTATCCAAAAAGAGAAAAGGAAGCCAATATGCTTTTGATTGAGGCGATCAAGGATGGCTCAACAAGTGGCTTTAAGGTCTTACCTCCTTTGATTGTCCACAATGATGATGGCTCTTATACGCCCGAAATCGAAGAGATTTATTATGGATCATAAGGCTTATATGTACGTTCTGGAGTGTCGTGATGGATCCTACTATATAGGCTATACGACTGATGTGAGAAGACGCCTCGCTATCCACAATAGTGGGAAGGGAGCCAAATATACACGAGCACGCTTGCCAGTCAAACTTATCTATGCTCAAGGTTTTGCCAGTAAGGAAGAAGCCATGTCGGCTGAAGCTCTTCTCAAGCGTAAGAAGAGGCCACAGAAGGAAGAATTTTTATCTGAAAATCAAGATAGAAATTTACTCAGTTATTTTGAAGAATCGTGGGGAGTCCTTTGACTCCTCTTACCTTTGTCAAAAAGCGAAAAAAATGCTACAATAAAGAAAATAAACAAAATGAGGTATTATCATGTCCAAGATTCTAGTATTTGGTCACCAAAATCCAGACTCAGATGCCATCGGGTCATCTGTAGCTTTTGCCTACCTTGCAAAAGAAGCTTACGGTTTGGATACGGAAGCTGTTGCCCTTGGAACTCCAAATGAAGAAACAGCCTTTGTCTTGAACTATTTTGGTGTGGAAGCACCACGTGTTATCACTTCTGCCAAAGCAGAGGGGGCAGAGCAAGTTATCTTGACTGACCACAATGAATTCCAACAATCTGTATCAGATATCGCTGAAGTAGAAGTTTACGGTGTTGTAGACCACCACCGTGTGGCTAACTTTGAAACTGCAAGCCCACTTTACATGCGTTTGGAGCCAGTTGGATCAGCGTCTTCAATCGTTTACCGTATGTTCAAAGAACATGGTGTAGCTGTGCCTAAAGAGATTGCAGGTTTGATGCTTTCAGGTTTGATTTCAGATACCCTTCTTTTGAAATCACCAACAACACACCCAACAGATAAAATCATTGCTCCTGAATTGGCTGAATTGGCTGGTGTGAACTTGGAAGAATATGGTTTGGCAATGTTGAAAGCTGGTACCAACTTGGCTAGCAAATCTGCTGAAGAATTGATTGATATCGATGCTAAGACTTTTGAACTCAACGGAAATAATGTCCGTGTTGCCCAAGTGAACACAGTTGACATCGCTGAAGTTTTGGAACGCCAAGCAGAAATTGAAGCTGCAATGCAAGCTGCCAACGAATCAAACGGCTACTCTGACTTTGTCTTGATGATTACAGATATCGTCAACTCAAACTCAGAAATCTTGGCTCTTGGTGCCAATATGGACAAGGTCGAAGCGGCTTTCAACTTCAAACTTGAAAACAATCATGCCTTCCTTGCTGGTGCCGTTTCACGTAAGAAACAAGTGGTACCTCAATTGACTGAAAGCTTTAATGCGTAAGATTTTGGGTGTCAGCTCAAAATCGGAAAGTCTAGTTTGCCTTATATCGAAAGGAGTTTCGGCTCCTTTTTTCTAGGAGTGAAGTATGTTAGAAAATGGCGATTTGATTTTTGTGAGAGATGGGTCAGACATGGGACAGGCCATCCAGACTTCCACAGGTAACTATAGCCATGTTGCCATTTATTTGGATGGGATGATTTATCATGCTAGTGGACAGGCTGGTGTTGTCTGTCAAGAACCGGCAGACTTCTTTGAGTCCAATCATTTGTACGACCTCTATGTTTACCCAGAAATGGATATCCAGTCGGTGAAGGAAAGAGCTTGCAGACATCTTGGAGCACCCTACAATGCTTCTTTCTATCCAGATGCAGCTGGTTTCTACTGCTCCCAGTATATAGCAGAAATCCTACCTATTTTTGAAACTATTCCTATGAAATTTGGAGATGGGGAACAGGAGATTAGTGATTTTTGGAGGGAGTATTACATAGAACTAGGTCTGCCTGTTCCTCTGAACCAAGCTGGGACCAATCCTAGTCAGTTGGCAGCATCGCCTCTGTTACAATGTAAAGAAAGGAATCTTCATGATTCAGATTTTTAATCCATCTCGTTTGACGAGACAGCCATTTTTGGAGAATTGATCCGCTATCTGGACCAGTATGAGGATGTGATTCTACGGGAAATTAAGGCTCAATTTCCAGATGTTGCAGTTGATAAACTCATGGAAGAGTATATAAAGGCAAGCTTGATTCTACGTGAAAATAAGCGCTATTACCTCAATTTTCCTACGCTTGAATCACTTGATAGTCTTGAACTGGATCAAGAGATTTTTGTCAGAGAAGCTAGTCCGGTCTATCAAGCCTTGTTGGAGCAGAGTTTTGAGACGGAATTGCGCAATCAAATCAATGCAGCTATTTTAGTTGAAAGACGGACTTTGCGCGCATTAAAATGACCCTGTCCAATTATTTTTACAAGGTCAAACAGCAGTATCCTTTGACAGAAAAACAGCAGGAGCTCTATGACATTTTAGGAGATGTTAATCCTGAGTATGCACTCAAGTATATGACGGCTTTTTTGTTGAAATTTCTCAAAAAAGACCAGCTTATGCAGAAATGCCGTGATATCTTTGTGGACAGTTTGGTTGTCTTAGGCTATATTGTGCAAAATGAAGATAGAAAGTATGAGTTGGCTATCGATTTTGATAAGGAGAGATTAACTTTCTACTTAGCGTGATTTCTTGTTTCTGAGCACATTGTTTGACTTTCCTTAGTATTCGGTATAAACTATATGTAACCGGTAACACATATCGGAATAAACTAAAGGAGACAATCATATGTCACTTGAAAACAAATTGGAACAAGCAACAGGCGCTGTCAAAGAAGGTTTTGGTAAAGTTACTGGAGACAGCAAGACAGAACTTGAAGGAGCTGTTGAAAAAACAGTTGCTAAGGCAAAAGACGTTGTAGAAGACGCAAAAGGTGCTGTAGAAGGTGCCGTTGAAGGTTTGAAAAACGTTTTTACTAAATAATAGGAAAAAATCAAGGGTTTCATTTTCCCTTGATTTTTTCTATTCTTATAAATAATTTTCTGCGACGGCTGTATCTCCTGGGTAGGATTCTTTCTTGCCCTGGATGATTTGGTAACAATCGGCTCCCTTACCCGCAATAATAACTGCATCTAATTCGTGATTTGTGATAGCCATTGCCGCCTTGATGGCTTCTTGGCGATCCGCAATCTTTTCAACAGGATGATTGATGTAGCTACTAATTTCATCTGCAATGGCCATTGGGTCTTCATAGTTAGGGTCATCAGCAGTCAGAAAGACTTGAATCTCAGGGTGTTGATTGAGGAGGAGGCCAAAGTCCTTACGACGACTTTCTCCCTTGTTTCCTGTTGATCCCAGAACCAGAGCAATCTTTCCGGTTTGATGAGTTTCAACCACATTGATGAGTTTTTTCAGACTATCCCCATTGTGGGCATAGTCGATGAAGACCTTGGCTCCATTTTT encodes:
- the ssbA gene encoding single-stranded DNA-binding protein SsbA, with the protein product MINNVVLVGRMTRDAELRYTPSNVAVATFTLAVNRTFKSQNGEREADFINVVMWRQQAENLANWAKKGSLIGVTGRIQTRSYDNQQGQRVYVTEVVAENFQMLESRSVREGHTGGAYSAPTANYSAPTNSVPDFSRNENPFGATNPLDISDDDLPF
- a CDS encoding S1 RNA-binding domain-containing protein; translation: MKIGDKLKGRITGIQPYGAFVELETGDTGLIHISEIRTGFIENIHETLKVDEEVQVQVVDLDEFTGKASLSIRTLEEEKYQFPRRRRFSSDRFNYGFAPFRRMLPIWTGEALHHLKKKK
- the asnS gene encoding asparagine--tRNA ligase, which produces MTKRVTIIDVKDYIGQEVTIGAWVANKSGKGKIAFLQLRDGTAFFQGVAFKPNFVEKFGEEVGLEKFDVIKRLSQETSVYVTGIVKEDERSKFGYELDITDIEVIGESQDYPITPKEHGTDFLMDNRHLWLRSRKQVAVLQIRNAIIYATYEFFDKNGFMKFDSPILSGNAAEDSTELFETDYFGTPAYLSQSGQLYLEAGAMALGRVFDFGPVFRAEKSKTRRHLTEFWMMDAEYSYLTHDESLDLQEAYVKALLQGVLDRAPQALETLERDTELLKRYIAEPFKRITYDQAIDLLQEHENDEDADYEHLEHGDDFGSPHETWISNHFGVPTFVMNYPAAIKAFYMKPVPGNPERVLCADLLAPEGYGEIIGGSMREEDYDALVAKMDELGMDRTEYEFYLDLRKYGTVPHGGFGIGIERMVTFAAGTKHIREAIPFPRMLHRIKP
- the rpsR gene encoding 30S ribosomal protein S18, with the translated sequence MAQQRRGGFKRRKKVDYIAANKIEYVDYKDTELLSRFVSERGKILPRRVTGTSAKNQRKVTTAIKRARVMALMPFVNED
- a CDS encoding manganese-dependent inorganic pyrophosphatase, translating into MSKILVFGHQNPDSDAIGSSVAFAYLAKEAYGLDTEAVALGTPNEETAFVLNYFGVEAPRVITSAKAEGAEQVILTDHNEFQQSVSDIAEVEVYGVVDHHRVANFETASPLYMRLEPVGSASSIVYRMFKEHGVAVPKEIAGLMLSGLISDTLLLKSPTTHPTDKIIAPELAELAGVNLEEYGLAMLKAGTNLASKSAEELIDIDAKTFELNGNNVRVAQVNTVDIAEVLERQAEIEAAMQAANESNGYSDFVLMITDIVNSNSEILALGANMDKVEAAFNFKLENNHAFLAGAVSRKKQVVPQLTESFNA
- a CDS encoding CsbD family protein; the protein is MSLENKLEQATGAVKEGFGKVTGDSKTELEGAVEKTVAKAKDVVEDAKGAVEGAVEGLKNVFTK
- a CDS encoding YiiX/YebB-like N1pC/P60 family cysteine hydrolase, whose translation is MLENGDLIFVRDGSDMGQAIQTSTGNYSHVAIYLDGMIYHASGQAGVVCQEPADFFESNHLYDLYVYPEMDIQSVKERACRHLGAPYNASFYPDAAGFYCSQYIAEILPIFETIPMKFGDGEQEISDFWREYYIELGLPVPLNQAGTNPSQLAASPLLQCKERNLHDSDF
- a CDS encoding GIY-YIG nuclease family protein — its product is MDHKAYMYVLECRDGSYYIGYTTDVRRRLAIHNSGKGAKYTRARLPVKLIYAQGFASKEEAMSAEALLKRKKRPQKEEFLSENQDRNLLSYFEESWGVL
- a CDS encoding tRNA1(Val) (adenine(37)-N6)-methyltransferase; this encodes MEEEQLLKSGERINQLFSTDIKIIQNREVFSYSVDSVLLSRFPRFPKKGLIVDFCAGNGAVGLFASTRTQAQILSVEIQERLADMAERSVRLNGLEEQMQVICDDLKNMPAHIQGSKVDMILCNPPYFKVDPYSNLNESEHYLLARHEITTNLEEICRSAQSILKSNGRLAMVHRPDRLLDILDTLKRHNLAPKRLQFVYPKREKEANMLLIEAIKDGSTSGFKVLPPLIVHNDDGSYTPEIEEIYYGS
- a CDS encoding VOC family protein → MIDHFEIKVKDLQISEGFYRSFLAPLDYKMAFKTSSLISFLSPNSPHPGGDFWLTQGTQDPVHFAFLAENKEEVQACYEAGLEAGGRDNGVPGYRSEHPIYYAAFMIDLDGNNIEVVCHKE
- a CDS encoding bifunctional Cof-type HAD-IIB family hydrolase/peptidylprolyl isomerase, with the protein product MDAKLRYKAKKIKIVFFDIDDTLRNSKTGFIPTTIPTVFKQLREKGILTGIASGRGIFGVVPEIRDLKPDFFVTLNGAYIEDKKGQVIYQHQIEKSDVEEYISWAKQEGIEYGLVGSHDAKLSTRTDMMSEAINPIYPDLDVDPDFHEKEDIYQMWTFEDKGDDLHLPDSLSDKLRMVRWHQHSSDIVPISGSKATGVEKVVEHLGLKPEKVMVFGDGLNDLELFDYAGISVAMGISHDKIKEKADYITKTLEEDGIFDALEVFGMVEKELHFPQVDIETVEGLLATIKTNHGDLRIKLFPEHAPKTVANFVSLSKDGYYDGVIFHRIIKDFMIQGGDPTGTGMGGESIYGESFEDEFSEELYNIRGALSMANAGPNTNGSQFFIVQNQHLPYSKKEITRGGWPEPIAEIYANQGGTPHLDRRHTVFGQLADEASYAVLDAIAAVETGAMDKPVEDVVIETIEIED
- the rpsF gene encoding 30S ribosomal protein S6, which codes for MAKYEILYIIRPNIEEEAKNALVARFDSILTDNGATVVESKTWEKRRLAYEIQDFREGLYHIVNVEANDDAALKEFDRLSKINADILRHMIVKIDA